The genomic segment GCGCCAAGGGGGTGCGGCTCGGCTCGTGGATGTTCCTGCGCGGCCGGGACGGCGCCGAACGGATGTTTTTCGTCGAGGACGGCGCGGAGCACGAGATCGCGACGCCGCGGGGGCGCGACGAGCGTTTGCGGCTCCAACTCTCCGATCTCTTGGCGCGGCGCGCGGCGGACGAGGCGGCCGCGACCCCTTGAGAGGACGGGTGCGCGCGGGCGGGATCCACGCTAGTCTGTCCGCCGCCATGCCCGACACTCGACGCTTCGCGTTCCTGCCGCTGGCTTTTGCCTGCTGGGCCGCCGCCGTGTGCGCACCGGCGCTCGCCCAGGAAAATCCGATCACCTGCGACACCATCAGCGCCATCGAGGTGCGCGGCAACGCGAAGATGAGCGCGGACGCCGTGCGGTTCGATCTGACGATCAAGCCCGGCGCGCGATGGGACGACGGCGCGGTCCACCGCGAGTACATCCGCTTCTGGCGGAGGGGGCTCTTCTCGGACCTCCGCTTCTCGAAGCGCTGCGACCCGGCCGGGGCCGTCCTGGTGATCGACCTCCGCGAGCGTCCGACGCTGCTCTCGGTGACCTACGACAAGTCGAAGGACATCACCCAGCAGCAGATCGAGGACTACTTCAAGCAGCGGGAGTTCCAGCTCCAGGTCGGGCAGCCGCTGGACCGCAAGAAGATCTGGCGGGCGGAGTCGCTGATCAAGGAGGCCTTGACGCAGAAGGGGTTCATGGACGCCGAGGCCAAGGCGGAGATCAAGACCGTCTCCGCCACCACCCGCTCGGTCGTCTTCCACATGAAGGGCGGGGGGAAGACCCGCATCCGCAAGCTGAACTTCATCGGCAACGAAGCGTTCGGCGCCCGGACGCTGCGCAGCCAGCTCAAGCTGGTCGAGCCGTGGAAGTGGTACTGGCCGTGGGGCGCGAAGTCGCTCTACCACCCGCTCAAGTACCAGCAGGACTCGACGAACATCACCCAGTACTACAAGGACCACGGCTACCTCGACGCCGACCTCCGGCCGCCCGCCGTGGACGTGCGGGCCGTCGATCCGGAGAAGGCCAAGCGGAAGGCGGAGGCGCGCGCGGCGAAGGAGACGGCGAAGCAGGCCAAGGACAAGGAGAAGGCCGTCCGCGCCGGCGCGACGTGGATCGACAAGCCGGCCCCCGAGCCGGACGTCCGCGTCAAGAAGTGGGTCTACCTGACCGTTCCGGTGGACGAAGGGAAGCTCTACCACCTCGGCACGGTGAAGTTCGAAGGAAACACGATCTTCAAGCCGGAAGAGCTGCGGCGGTACATCCCGCTGCGCGACGGCGCGATCCTCTCCGACGCCGCCCTCGAGGCGGGCGTCACCGCGGTCCGCGCGGCCTACGGCGCGAAGGGCTACGTCTACGCGGCGGTGACGCGGCGCTTCGAGCGCCGTCCCGGTCCCGACGCCGTGGCCGACGTCGTCGTGCAGATCGAGGAAGAGCAGCCGTACACCATCCGGCGGATCGAGTTCCGCGGCAACACGACGACGAACGACGTCGTGCTGCGCCGCGAGATGAACGTCTTCGAGGGGGAACTGCTCAACAAGGCCCAGCTCGACCGCTCGGTGCAGAAGCTGCAGATGCTCGGCTTCTGGATGCCGGGCGAGGAGCCGACGCTCGAGCCGGTGCCCGGCAAGTCGGAAGTCGACGTCCGGGTGCAGGGCGAGGAGCAGTCCCGCAACGAAGTGCAGATCGGCGGCGGCTACTCGGAGCTCGAAGGGGCGTTCTTCCTCGCCAGCTACCAGACGCGCAACCTGCTCGGCCGCGGCGAGGCGCTGGAGCTCTCCGCCCAGGTCGGCGGCTACTCCAACCGCTCCTCGATCAGCTTCACCGAGCCGTGGTTCCTCGGCAAGCCGAACACCTTCGGCTTCCAGCTCTTCCGCCGCAGCTACGACTACGGCCAGTACCAGGACGCCAGCGGCGCCCAGCAGCGGCTGCAGCAGACGAGCACCGGCGGCGCGCTGACGCTCGGCCGCCGGCTCGGCGACTTCTCCACCTTCCAGATCACCTACGGCTACGAGAGCGTGGACGCCGACACGATCGACGTCTCCTCGTACTTCGCCTCGACCCGCACCAAGATCGGCTCGCTGACGCCGCTCTACTCGTTCCGGCGCGTGAACAACCCGATGCGCCCGACGCGCGGCATGGAGATCCAGCTCGTCCCGCAGATCGCCTCGAAGATCTTCGGCGGCGACACGAACTTCTTCCGGCCGCGGATCTCCTTCAGCGGCTACCACCCGATCTTCAGCAAGCTGTTCGTGGCCGCCCACCTCGAGGCCCAGTACGTGCGGGCGTTCGGCAGCTACGACCGCAAGACCGGCGTCATCGACGGCGTGCCGCGGTTCGAGCGGTTCTACCTCGGCGGCGACTCGATCGGTCCGCGCATCTTCGAGACCCGGTCGATCTCCCCGCTGCGCGACATCGTCGAGGTGGACCAGAACGGCAACCCGGTGCTCGACGCGTTCGGCAACCCGTACATCGTCAGCAACGCCTACGTCGGCGGCAACAAGTCGATCCTGGGGCAGTTCGAGCTGGGGCTGCCGATCGGCAAGACGGCGACCTTCGCCGGCTTCTTCGACGCCGGCGGCGTCTACGACAACGGCGTGCACATCAACACGAGCGACATGCGGATGTCGGCCGGCGTCGAGTTCCGCGTCTACCTGCCGGTCTTCCAGGCGCCGATCCGCCTGATCTACGGCTGGCCGATCAAGTCGAAGAGCTACGACGAGATCAGCCGGTTCCAGTTCTCGATCGGCCTGCCGTTCTGACGGTTTCCGCGGTCTTCAGGAACGCCGGCGCCTCCGCGGCGCCGGCGTTTCGTCTTCTTCGCCGGACGAGCGGCCGTCGGCCGCGGCGGCGATCGCGCGCACCAGCTTGTCGACGTCCGGGTGGCCGAGGAACGGCCCGCCGCGGCGGGTCTTGTTGACGAGGACGGCGAAGACGACTTCGCGCCCGCCCGGCGTGTCGATGTAGCCGGCGAGCGCGTGGACGCCGTCGAGCGTGCCGGTCTTGGCGCGGACGCGTCCGCGCATGTCGCGGAGGCGGCGCCGCAGCGAGCCGTCCTCGGCCGCCGTCGGCAGCGTCGCCTCGAAATCGGCGCCCCACTTGGCGCGCTTGGCGGCGAGCAGCGCGGCGACGAGCGCGCGGGCGGTGAGGCGGTCGCCGTGGCTGTAGCCGGAGCCGTCGAGGACCGAGACGCCGGTCCGCGGCGCGCCCCAGCGGTCGAGGCAGGCCGAGAGGCGCGCGGCGCCGGCGGCGATCGTCGCCGGCTTCGCGCCGGCCTCGGCGGCGATCGTCCGCGCGACCATCTCGGCGCCGAAGTTCGACGAGTGCTTCATGATCGGCGCGAGCGTCGTCCCGAGGGGGAAGCTGCGGCGCTCGACCAGCGCCGCTGCGTTCGCGGGGGCGGCGCCGCGGCGGATCCGGCCGTCGAGCTTGATCCCGGCGTGCGGCAGCAACTCCGCGAGCGCCGCGCCGACCGCCTGCGTCGGGTCGCCGAGATGAATCCACTCGCGGAACGTCGCGCCCTTGGCGACCGAGCCGGAGAGGCGGGCCGTCGCCGGGCCGTCGGCGGCGGGGGAGAAGGCGAGCGTCACCGCGGTGCGCCCTGCGGTCGTCACGCCGTTCTCGATCTTCGCGAGGTGCGGCAGCGGGGCCGTCTCCGCGCGCGCCGGAGCTCCCGGGCGCGGGCCACCCTGCACGACCAGCTCCGCGGCGTTCCAGGCCAGCGCCAAGGCGCTCTGCGGCGAGTCGTAGGGGGCGGGGAAGGAGAGGGCGGGCGGCCACGTGGCGGGGCGTCCCGGCGGCTCGAAGCGGCCGTCGTCGAGGACGACGTCGCCGGCGATCCGCTTCACGCCGGAGCGGGCCAGGTCCTGCACGGCCGTCCAGAGGTCCTCGGCGCGGAACATCGGGTCGCCGCCGCCGACGAGGTAGACCGCGCCGCGCACGACGCCGTCGCTCCCCGGCCGCTTGTCGGCGAGGAAGCGGGTGCGGAAGGTGAAGTCGGGGCCGAGCGCGTCGAGGGCGCAGGCGGCGGTGACGACCTTCATCGTCGAGGCCGGAACGAGCGGGCGCTCGGCGCCGAAGGCGGCGATCGCCGAGCCGTCGGGACGGACCGCGTAAAGGCCGATTCCCTGGCCGGCGAAGACCGGGGCGTCGAGCGCGCGCCGCAGCGGCCCGGGGACCATGTCCGCGGCGCGGGCGGCGGGGACCGCCAGCGCGGCGGCGAACAGACAGGCGAAGATCGGTTTCATGGCGGGCGGGATACTAACGCCCGGGCGCGGGACGCGCCCGGGCTTGAAGCGGCGGCGTCCGAGTTTTAGCATCGCCACTGCGCGCCGCAGATGGTCCGCGGCCGCGACCTCGTTTCTACGCCACCCCTTGGAGGACGTCTCTTGAACGTTCACGAGTACCAGGCCAAGCAGGTTCTCGCGCGCTTCGGCGTTCCGGTCGCTCCCGGCGAAGTCGCGGAGACCCCGGAACAGGCGCGCGCCATCGCCGAGAAGCTCGGCGGTCCCGTCGTCGTCAAGGCCCAGATCCACGCCGGCGGGCGCGGAAAGGGCGGGGGCATCAAGCTCGCCAAGACTCCGGCCGAAGCCGAAGAGAAGGCCCGCGCGATCCTCGGCATGACGCTCGTTTCGCCGCAGACCGGCCCCAAGGGGCGGTTGGTCCGCAAGGTCTTCGTCACGTCGGCCAACGACATCGCGCACGAGTACTACCTCGGCGTGCTGGTGGACCGCGCGAAGGCCAAGATCACGATCATGGCCTCCTCCGAAGGCGGCGTGGAGATCGAGAAGGTCGCCGCGGAGACGCCGGAGAAGATCATCCGCGCCGACGTCGATCCGGTCGCCGGCTACCAGCCGTACCTCGGCCGCAAGGTCGCCAAGGGGCTCGGGCTCACCGGTCCGCTGTTCAAGCAGTTCATCAAGCTGCTCGGCGGCTGCGTGCGCTGCTTCCAGGAGATGGACGCCTCGCTGGTCGAGATCAACCCGCTCGTCTCCACGCCGGACGGGAACCTGCTCGCGCTCGACGCGAAGGTCTCCTTCGACGACAGCGGCCTCCACCGCCACGAGGACGTCCGCGCGATGCGCGACGTCCACGAGGAAGACCCGCTGGAGGTCGAGGCCAGCAAGAGCGACCTCAACTACATCAAGCTCGACGGCGTCGTCGGCTGCATGGTCAACGGCGCGGGGCTGGCGATGGCCACGATGGACATCATCGACCTCGCCGGTTCGCGTCCGGCCAACTTCCTCGACGTGGGCGGCGGCGCCAACAAGGAGTCGGTGACCAACGCCTTCCGCATCCTGATGGGCGACCCGAACGTCAAGGCGGTCCTGGTCAACATCTTCGGCGGCATCGTCCGCTGCGACCGCGTGGCCGAGGGGATCGTCGCCGCGGCCAAGGACGTGAAGATCAACGTCCCGCTGGTCGTCCGCCTGCAGGGCACCAACGCCGCCGAAGCGCGGCACATCCTCGAAGCCTCCGGCCTGAAGCTCGCCGCGGCCGAGGGTCTCGACGAGGCCGCGAAGAAGGTCGTCGCGGCCGTGCGCGGGGAGGCGCGATGAGCATTCTGATCGACGCGGCAACCAAGGTCCTCGTCCAGGGCATGACCGGCGGCGAGGGCTCGTTCCACACCGCCCAGATGGTCGCGGCCGGCACGCGCGTCGTCGGCGGCTGCACGCCCGGCAAGGGCGGCACGGTCCACGAGGGCATTCCGGTCTTCGACTCGGTGCTCGAGGCGAAGAACGCGACCGGCGCCAACGCCACCGCGATCTTCGTGCCGCCGGCCTTCGCCGCCGACGCGATCCTCGAGGCGATCGACGCCGAGATCCCGCTGATCGTCGCGATCACCGAGGGGATCCCGGTCCTCGACATGCTGAAGGTCAAGAACGCGCTGGTCGCCTCCGGCAAGTCGCGGCTGATCGGGCCGAACTGCCCGGGCATCGTCACGCCCGGCCGCTGCAAGATCGGCATCATGCCGATGATGATCTTCCAGCCCGGCACCGTCGGCGTGCTCTCCCGCTCCGGCACCCTGACCTACGAGGCCGTGGACCAGTTGACGCGGATCGGCCTCGGCCAGAGCACGGCCGTGGGGATCGGCGGCGACCCGATCATCGGCTCGCCGTTCACCTCGCTGCTGCCGCTCTTCCAGGCGGACCCGCAGACCGAGGCGATGGTGATGATCGGCGAGATCGGCGGCACGGCCGAGGAAGAAGCCGCCGAGTGGATCAAGGCGAACATGACCAAGCCGGTCGTCGCCTTCATCGCCGGGGCGACGGCGCCTCCGGGACGCCGCATGGGCCACGCCGGCGCGATCATCAGCGGCGGCAAGGGCACCGCGGCGGAGAAGAAGGCCGCGCTGCGGGCGGCCGGGATCACCGTTTGCGACTCGCCGGCCGAGATCGGCGCGACGGTGGCCAAGGTTCTCGGTCGCGCCTGACCCGGGACCGGCCCGCGGGCGCGCTCGCCGCGCTCCGGGCATAATCTGACCCGCTTGAGAGGGGCGCTCCGATCGAGCGCCCCTTTCTTTTCGCCCCCCGGGCGGGCGGCGCCCGCCCCTTTAGGAGACACGAACCATGGCCATCGAACGCACCCTCGCCATCGTCAAGCCGGACGCCGTCCGCAAGAACGTGATCGGCGAGGCGATCAAGGCCGCCGAGGCGCACGGCCTGCGCCCCGTCGCCCTCAAGCGGGTCCACCTGACCAAGAAGCAGGCCGAGGGGTTCTACGCCGTCCACCGCGAGCGCTCGTTCTTCGCCGACCTCACGACCTTCATGAGCGAGGGCCCGGTCGTCGTGATGGCGCTCGAGGGCGAGAACGCGATCGCCATGTGGCGCGGAATCCTCGGCGCGACCGATCCGGCCAAGGCGGCCCCGGGCACGCTCCGCCAGCAGTTCGGCGAGAGCATCCAGTGCAACGGCTTCCACGGCTCGGACGCGCCGGAGACGGCGGCGTTCGAGATCGGCTACATGTTCAGCGCCTTCGAGATCTGCTGACGGAAGGCGGTTCGACGGACGTCGAAGAGGCGGGCTTCGCGGCCCGCCTTTTTCTTGCGCGGGCGGACCGCCGGCCCGTCGCGGCGGACGACGCGCGGCGCGGGTCAGCCGGCGACGTCGAGGTGGCCGCTCGGCTCTTCCGTCGTCGTCGCGCCGCTCGGCGCGGTCTCGTCGTCTTCGGGGCCGCTCGAGATCTCGACCGCGTCGTGCCCCGTCTGCGGCTGCCGATCCGGCCGGCGTTGCCCGCGCGGCTGGGCGTCGCGGCGCGCCTGACGGTCGCCGACGGCGCGGACCGTCCCGGCGATCGGCGCGACC from the bacterium genome contains:
- the bamA gene encoding outer membrane protein assembly factor BamA, producing MPDTRRFAFLPLAFACWAAAVCAPALAQENPITCDTISAIEVRGNAKMSADAVRFDLTIKPGARWDDGAVHREYIRFWRRGLFSDLRFSKRCDPAGAVLVIDLRERPTLLSVTYDKSKDITQQQIEDYFKQREFQLQVGQPLDRKKIWRAESLIKEALTQKGFMDAEAKAEIKTVSATTRSVVFHMKGGGKTRIRKLNFIGNEAFGARTLRSQLKLVEPWKWYWPWGAKSLYHPLKYQQDSTNITQYYKDHGYLDADLRPPAVDVRAVDPEKAKRKAEARAAKETAKQAKDKEKAVRAGATWIDKPAPEPDVRVKKWVYLTVPVDEGKLYHLGTVKFEGNTIFKPEELRRYIPLRDGAILSDAALEAGVTAVRAAYGAKGYVYAAVTRRFERRPGPDAVADVVVQIEEEQPYTIRRIEFRGNTTTNDVVLRREMNVFEGELLNKAQLDRSVQKLQMLGFWMPGEEPTLEPVPGKSEVDVRVQGEEQSRNEVQIGGGYSELEGAFFLASYQTRNLLGRGEALELSAQVGGYSNRSSISFTEPWFLGKPNTFGFQLFRRSYDYGQYQDASGAQQRLQQTSTGGALTLGRRLGDFSTFQITYGYESVDADTIDVSSYFASTRTKIGSLTPLYSFRRVNNPMRPTRGMEIQLVPQIASKIFGGDTNFFRPRISFSGYHPIFSKLFVAAHLEAQYVRAFGSYDRKTGVIDGVPRFERFYLGGDSIGPRIFETRSISPLRDIVEVDQNGNPVLDAFGNPYIVSNAYVGGNKSILGQFELGLPIGKTATFAGFFDAGGVYDNGVHINTSDMRMSAGVEFRVYLPVFQAPIRLIYGWPIKSKSYDEISRFQFSIGLPF
- the dacB gene encoding D-alanyl-D-alanine carboxypeptidase/D-alanyl-D-alanine-endopeptidase; its protein translation is MKPIFACLFAAALAVPAARAADMVPGPLRRALDAPVFAGQGIGLYAVRPDGSAIAAFGAERPLVPASTMKVVTAACALDALGPDFTFRTRFLADKRPGSDGVVRGAVYLVGGGDPMFRAEDLWTAVQDLARSGVKRIAGDVVLDDGRFEPPGRPATWPPALSFPAPYDSPQSALALAWNAAELVVQGGPRPGAPARAETAPLPHLAKIENGVTTAGRTAVTLAFSPAADGPATARLSGSVAKGATFREWIHLGDPTQAVGAALAELLPHAGIKLDGRIRRGAAPANAAALVERRSFPLGTTLAPIMKHSSNFGAEMVARTIAAEAGAKPATIAAGAARLSACLDRWGAPRTGVSVLDGSGYSHGDRLTARALVAALLAAKRAKWGADFEATLPTAAEDGSLRRRLRDMRGRVRAKTGTLDGVHALAGYIDTPGGREVVFAVLVNKTRRGGPFLGHPDVDKLVRAIAAAADGRSSGEEDETPAPRRRRRS
- the sucC gene encoding ADP-forming succinate--CoA ligase subunit beta; its protein translation is MNVHEYQAKQVLARFGVPVAPGEVAETPEQARAIAEKLGGPVVVKAQIHAGGRGKGGGIKLAKTPAEAEEKARAILGMTLVSPQTGPKGRLVRKVFVTSANDIAHEYYLGVLVDRAKAKITIMASSEGGVEIEKVAAETPEKIIRADVDPVAGYQPYLGRKVAKGLGLTGPLFKQFIKLLGGCVRCFQEMDASLVEINPLVSTPDGNLLALDAKVSFDDSGLHRHEDVRAMRDVHEEDPLEVEASKSDLNYIKLDGVVGCMVNGAGLAMATMDIIDLAGSRPANFLDVGGGANKESVTNAFRILMGDPNVKAVLVNIFGGIVRCDRVAEGIVAAAKDVKINVPLVVRLQGTNAAEARHILEASGLKLAAAEGLDEAAKKVVAAVRGEAR
- the sucD gene encoding succinate--CoA ligase subunit alpha, encoding MSILIDAATKVLVQGMTGGEGSFHTAQMVAAGTRVVGGCTPGKGGTVHEGIPVFDSVLEAKNATGANATAIFVPPAFAADAILEAIDAEIPLIVAITEGIPVLDMLKVKNALVASGKSRLIGPNCPGIVTPGRCKIGIMPMMIFQPGTVGVLSRSGTLTYEAVDQLTRIGLGQSTAVGIGGDPIIGSPFTSLLPLFQADPQTEAMVMIGEIGGTAEEEAAEWIKANMTKPVVAFIAGATAPPGRRMGHAGAIISGGKGTAAEKKAALRAAGITVCDSPAEIGATVAKVLGRA
- the ndk gene encoding nucleoside-diphosphate kinase encodes the protein MAIERTLAIVKPDAVRKNVIGEAIKAAEAHGLRPVALKRVHLTKKQAEGFYAVHRERSFFADLTTFMSEGPVVVMALEGENAIAMWRGILGATDPAKAAPGTLRQQFGESIQCNGFHGSDAPETAAFEIGYMFSAFEIC